One window of the Brevundimonas goettingensis genome contains the following:
- a CDS encoding carbon-nitrogen hydrolase family protein gives MSAGLDIALIQTRTPATPEAGLAHVEPLIREAAAGGAKFILTPEVSNFVEQRRDKKGQWVTDEDQDGVILGLRRLAAELGVWILIGSAVVRSGAAGDDRAANRSLLIDAGGGLVGRYDKLHVFDVDLANGETYRESATIRPGDGATVADTPWGRLGMSVCYDVRFPHLYRRLAKAGAAMISVPAAFTVPTGEAHWETLLRARAIETGAFVLAPAQGGLHEDGRKTWGRSIVVGPWGEVIAKLDHDEPAVLRATLDLSAVEKARASVPALKHDREFAGPL, from the coding sequence ATGAGCGCCGGCCTCGACATCGCCCTGATCCAGACGCGGACCCCGGCGACGCCCGAGGCCGGGCTGGCCCATGTCGAACCCCTGATCCGCGAAGCCGCGGCGGGGGGCGCGAAATTCATCCTGACGCCCGAGGTCTCGAACTTCGTCGAGCAGAGGCGCGACAAGAAGGGTCAATGGGTCACGGACGAGGATCAGGACGGCGTCATCCTCGGCCTGCGCCGACTGGCCGCCGAGCTCGGCGTCTGGATTCTGATCGGCTCGGCGGTGGTCCGGTCGGGCGCGGCCGGCGACGACCGCGCCGCCAACCGCTCCCTGCTGATCGACGCCGGCGGCGGCCTCGTCGGTCGCTATGACAAGCTGCACGTCTTCGACGTCGATCTGGCCAATGGCGAGACGTACCGGGAAAGCGCGACCATCCGCCCCGGCGACGGGGCGACGGTCGCCGACACCCCTTGGGGCCGGCTGGGGATGAGCGTCTGCTACGACGTGCGCTTCCCGCATCTGTATCGCCGGCTGGCCAAGGCCGGGGCGGCGATGATTTCCGTCCCCGCCGCCTTCACCGTCCCGACCGGCGAGGCTCACTGGGAGACCCTGCTGCGCGCCCGGGCCATCGAGACCGGCGCCTTCGTTTTGGCCCCGGCCCAGGGCGGTCTGCATGAGGACGGCCGCAAGACCTGGGGCCGGTCCATCGTCGTCGGGCCGTGGGGCGAGGTGATCGCGAAACTGGATCACGACGAACCCGCCGTCCTGCGCGCGACGCTCGACCTCTCCGCCGTCGAAAAGGCCCGCGCCTCGGTCCCGGCCCTGAAGCACGACCGCGAATTCGCGGGGCCGCTATGA
- a CDS encoding DUF1178 family protein, translating to MIRYALVCDQDHPFEAWFGSSSDYDDQAERGLVECPFCGSHGVAKQIMAPAVSGTKRSPAAPDMAARMQSMMLEAAREVRAHVEQNFDYVGDSFAREARDIHEGRSEKREIYGEATPAEVKKLKDDGVPCSPLPAAPPDPAKVN from the coding sequence ATGATCCGGTACGCCCTCGTCTGCGACCAGGACCACCCGTTCGAGGCCTGGTTCGGCTCGTCCTCCGACTATGACGACCAGGCGGAGCGCGGCCTGGTCGAATGCCCCTTCTGCGGCTCGCACGGGGTGGCCAAACAGATCATGGCGCCGGCCGTCTCGGGCACGAAACGGTCTCCTGCCGCGCCCGACATGGCCGCCAGGATGCAGTCGATGATGCTCGAGGCCGCTCGCGAGGTGCGCGCCCATGTCGAGCAGAATTTCGACTATGTCGGCGACAGTTTCGCCCGCGAGGCCCGCGACATCCACGAAGGCCGCTCCGAGAAGCGCGAGATCTATGGCGAGGCCACGCCCGCCGAGGTGAAGAAGCTGAAGGACGACGGCGTGCCCTGTTCGCCCCTGCCCGCCGCCCCGCCGGACCCCGCCAAGGTCAACTGA